GAGGGCAAAAGCGTTTAATTAACCTCCCGTAAGGGTTGAATATATTCAACCCCTACCATCCCAATACCCCAATACCAACTTCTGACTCCTATTTATTGCTCATTACCCCATTAAGATTCTTCAGGATTGATGTTCAAAAACATTATTGTAATACATTAAATCCAAGTCAACAAAAAGGGAAATAGCCTCAAAGCATCTTCGAGTTAATGACCAACGGTCTTCCCGTTGTAACATTGTAATTAATTTATCTTTCACGGGGATAAGATAACGCACGTCATTGGCGGCATAGCTCAATTGTTCGGATGTAAGGCTGTTGACATTACCCCAATCAGAACTTTGGGCTTTTTTGTCTAACTCAACTCCTTCTAATTCTTGTACTAAACTTTTTAAACCGTGACTTTGAGTATAAGTACGGGCAATTTTACTGGCGATTTTAGTGCAGAAAATAGAATTCGTTTCTACTCCAAAAGTGTGCTTAAATTGAGCAACATCGAAACGGGCATAGTGGAAAATTTTCGTGATGTCAGGATTTTCTAAGAGTTTTTGTAATAAAGGGGCTTCTGTTTGTCCTTTGGCAATGCGAATGGCTGTAACTAAACCATTGCGATCGCACACTTGTACTAAACAGAGGCGATCGCGCTGAGGGATTAAGCCCATGGTTTCTGTATCCATTGCCAAACAGTCAGATTCTGAATATTGACGGAAGATTTCGGGAGATAAATCCCCTTCACACACCTGAAATTGATTTAAAGACATTCTTAATTGTGATTAATACAACTAAATACTGGAAAAAATTAAGACTACACAAAACTGGTAAATTAAAAATTAGAGGTCTTGATCCTGATGACGAGGGTAAATTTGTTCCGCTTCAGGACACTCATCAGAAACTAATAAATCCGTATAGCCCCGGGGAACAGATGCTAGTTTACGACTGACTGCACCAATACTATCTAAACGGACAAATTCTTCCCACGAGCTATTTTCGTAATCTTCGTCCATTTCATAACGGATGGTCACGATGTCACCTTCTATGCCGATGATACGTGCATCTTCAATCCAACGTTGTTGATCCCGCAAGAAAATAGAGACATCACAACCTTCTTTGTAAATTTGATAGATCTTGCGGTCTAACATAGACTTCTCCTTAAATTACTAAAGTTGAAAATGGATTTTAGGATAATTGTAAGGCTAAAAATTGTCAAGGTGAATTCTTTTTGTAGATATATTTTGTTTAGATCCTTTCTATTGTAACTAATTTTAGCTGATAGGCAATAGTTTTTGATGAAGTGGCAGAGTAAATTTAACAATCATTGTTCTTGTCTCTAGTATTAATCTTTTCTTAAAGACTTTAATCTTTCTAATTCATTAATTGCGTTGATTATTTCTTGTTGATAAAAGTCCATTTTTTCATAATTATTTTCTTGGCTAAATTCACTATATTTTTGTTGGCAATATTGTTTATATTTTTCTAAATTAATAGTTTCTAAAGATGCGATCGCTGCTTGGATATAATGAGAAGGATCAGATAAAATAGGTTGTTTATTTTCTTGAATATGAAATAAAGGAATTAATAATTGATTAAATTCGCTATTGTCAATAATAGTCTCTTGGAGAGTTAGTAATAAATAATTAGTATTTTTTTCCATAACTTGACTAACAGGCACTTTGTGAATTTTTTGCCATAAAAAACGATGATGAGCCAAGCTAAAAACCAAATCTTTTTCCTCTAATAAATCAAGAATTTGCTCTCGATAACTAGGACAGTGAATATAAACTAACAGTAACAAAAATTCAGCCTCAGATGTTTGCTGATTTTGAAAAGATTTTCCTAAAGACTTATAATATTTTTTGCGATTAAATCCATTATTAAACTGCTTTAAAGATTGCTTAAGACTCTGATATATTCTTTTAAAATCCTCACTATTTAGACCAATTAAATTACTTCTCTTACTACTTAAAATTTCTGCACAAGAAGATAAATAATGATCCCTAGTCGCCTGATTACTAATTTTATTTAATAGTCGAGATAAAGCACTAAAAACAATTTCATAATCATCACTTTTAGTTAAATTATAACCCTCAATTAATTGCTCAATTTGCCAATCTAACCATAAAGGAGCTTTGCTAATTAATTCCTGATATTTATTAATACTATTTTCATCAGATTTTAAAAACTCATCTGCATCTTTACCTTCAGGAATCGTTAGAATTTTTAACTTAATTTGTCCTGCATAAACTAAACTTTCTACTTCTTTTATTGCCCTTTCCGTCGCTTTAACTCCTGCTTTATCTGCATCAAAATTAACAATGATTTCCTTGGATTGAGTATAGCGAGATAATTGTTTAATATGTTTTTCTGTTAACGCAGTCCCCAATACCGCCACCACATTTTTAATTCCTGCTAGTTGTAAAGCAATGGCATCAAAATAACCTTCAACGACGATTACTTTATCTTGTTTAATAATTTCTGATTGGGCGTAATTAATGCCAAATAAAGTTTTACTTTTAGAAAATAAATCTGTTTCAGGAGAGTTTAAATATTTCGGCTCACTTCCATCTAAACTTCTCGCCCCGAAAGCGATGATTCTACCTTGATTATCTTGAATGGGAATAGTAAGACGATCTCGAAAATAGTCAATATAACCATCTCCTTTGGATTTTTTTCTAATTAATCCTGCCTGTTCTACTAATAATAAAGGATAGTTTTTAATTTCTACTAAATAATTGTATAAAGTATTCCAGCCACTGGGGGCATATCCTAGTTTATATTCCTCAATATTTTCTTTGCTTAAACCCCTTTGATTAAGCAAATAGTCTAAGGCAAATTTTCCTTCCTCTTGCTGTAAACTATGTTGATAAAAATAATTTGCTACCGCTAAAATTTCATATAATTGCTCTTGTAAAGAAATCTGTTTTTGAATCTCTTTTTGCTCCTCAGCCCCCAACGTTTTAACGGGTATTTGATACCTTTGAGCCAAATTTAAAATAACATCCTTAAAAGACTGTTTCCCAATTTCCATTAAGAATTTAATCGCCCCTCCTCCTGCCCCGCAACCAAAACAGTAATATAATTGCTTGGTGGGATTAACGGTAAAGCTGGGGGTTTTCTCATCATGAAAAGGGCATAATCCTGTATATTGTCTGCCTTTTTTCTGAATCACTACATAATCCGAGACAATTTCCACTAAATCAACTCTTTCTTTAACCTCTGCGATGGTATCTGGATGTAAGCGAAAATTTCCTATTTCCATAATGGCTATTTTACTGTGATTATATAAATTATTGGTTAGGAAAAGGTGTCAGGTTGCAGGTTTCAGGTGTCAGGTAAAATAAAAACTGTTAATTTATAAAAATTGTATTTTTGCCAACGGTTTTGCTTCTTTTAAAATACGCTCCCTAATTAAATGACTAATTCCATCTTCGGTAACAATATCTACTTTACACCCCAATAAATCTTGTAAATCCATTAATAATCCTCCCGGAAACCAAGATGTAACCTTGTGTGGGTCATAGTCAATCAAAAAATCTATGTCACTATTTTCTTTCTCTTTACCCGTTGCCACTGAGCCGAAAACACGCACATTAAAAGCCCCATGCTTTGCGGCGATTGCTATTATTTCTGCTCGTTTCTCTTTTAATAAAGATGTCAAGGACATTTGATGGTTGATAAAACTCTTTGATGACTTTAGTTACACATCTGCTTGGGATACATTTTGAGCAAAATACAGGCAAGATGCCTGTTTCACGGAGGGGAGGGGGGAAATTCTGATCTTTATTTTAACTCATGACTACTATTGATTAACCATGATACCATGGGGACAAACTTGGGTTAACCAACAATCTAGGTTGGGATCATTTATACTTTCTTTTACTTCTTCCATGATTGTTTCGGCTTCCTCTTTTTTGTCGCACAATGCAAATACTGTGGGTCCTGAACCAGACATCATCGCTCCTAATACGTTTTTGCTTTTAAATGCCTCTATAAGTTCATTTACGGCACTATATTCCGGTAAAACGACTTTTTCAAGGTCATTGTACAGTAAAGCTCCAATTTGCTTGTAATCATTTTTACTGATAGCTTTGACTAAGTTACCGCTATGGATTTCGTGGGTGCGTTGTTTTACTTCTTGGGGATTGGAGATGTATTCATGGTTAAATAGTTCTCGATAAGTATTGTATGCCCATCCTGTGGAAACGCTGATATTACTATATTTTGCGAGGATTACCCACAAATTTTTTAAATCGGGTAATGGCTCAATTTGTTCTCCTCTACCAGTAGCGATCGCAGTTCCTCCTGAAATACAAAAGGGTACATCAGAACCTAATAAAGCCCCTAAATCTTTTAATTCTGGTTGAGTTAAGCCTAAATTCCACATAAGGTTAAGCCCGACTAAGACAGCCGCAGCATTACTTGAGCCTCCTGCTAATCCTGCCGCAACGGGGATATTTTTCTCGATGGTGATGTCTATTCCGCCATAGTTACGACTGAGGGTAGGGTATTTTTCTTGTACTAAACGCACTGCTTTATAAGCTAAATTAGTATCATCTAAAGGCACTTGAGGATTTTGACAAAAGAGGCGAATTTCGTCGGTGCCATTGGCTCTTAAGTGAATTATATCTCCTAAATTAACGCTTTGCATGATCATCACTAATTCATGATAACCGTCAGTGCGATCGCCTATAATTTCCAAATGGAGATTAATTTTAGCAGGGGCAAAAAGAGAATAGGATTGCATACAGTTTTAATCAAAAATAGAGGGTAAGAATAAGTTAATTTGTCCATTTAGTTTAATGGTGAGAGTTGTTCATAAGCAACATTGTCTTAAAAACCTAAGTCTGAAAGGGCGGATTTAGCTTCTTTAAACACTTCTTCATCACTCTTATTTTGCCAATCATTATCCCCTATTTCTTCGTAAAAAGTACCATCATAGGGACGGGTACGCACAACTACAGGCATAGGCACAGCGTGACCTAATACTAAGGCTTGTTGTTTTGAATCTAATTTGGCTAATACTGATCTTAAACCACTCGCACCAGATACTCCTGTAAAAATAGCATCAATATCTTTCTCATCGTTAAGTAAGCAAGTTATTCTTGTGCCTACCTGTGACATTACTTCGTTGTCAATCCCTGATGGGCGTTGATCCACAATTAGTAAGGTGACAAAATACTTACGCATTTCACGGGCGATCGTACCGAAGATGGTTTGATGAACTATTTTGGAATCGAGAAAACGGTGAGCTTCTTCTATGGTAATCACTAATTGACGAGGGCGATCGAGAACATTTTTTGACTGGAGGAATTTTTCGGCTTTTTTCACATATTCGGTATGGATACGACGGGTAATCATATTGGTAACTAGCATATAAGAAAGCATACTTCCTTGAGAGCCAAACTCTATCACTACATTTTTACCGCCATCCAATAAAGAGAGAATTTCTTTGATATAGTTATGGGGACAAGCCGACTTCATATATTTTAAATCTTCAAGACGTTTTAATTTTCGTTGTAATGCCATGATTGAGCCTTGATGCCCTTGTTTTTCGTTGCAAAAGATGGAAATATCTTCATTTGTCATGTTTATTAGCTGATAAATCCAATCTTTGCCAAATTCTGATGCTAAAATGTTAGCGTTGTCGAGACTAGCTTCTGACAAACCTAACTCTCTGGCAATAAGTCGTAAATCTTCAATCTCAATTTGACTATAACTTAAATACAATTCATGGGCATTGGTGACACCGCGCCGACGGGTTGATTCTGCATCGAGGGTATAGATTTCTACACGGTTAGGGAAAAGTTGTTTTAAACCTTTGACGGTAACGGCTTGTTTCGCTTCGCTGACGGCTTCCCAACCATATTCTGAGTGCATATCAAACATCAAGTTAACGGCGGCTTCTTTACGAATAACCCCAGAAATCAATAAACGAGTGAGAAATGATTTACCTGTGCCAGATTTTCCGAAAATACCGTTACTTCTTTCCACAAAACGAGATAAATCCATACAGACAGGTACATCCATATCTAAAGGTTGTCCGATGGAAAAGTTACATTTGTAGGGGTCATTTTCCCACCCAAAGACGCAACGGAAGTCTCTTTCCGTGGATTCATATACTTGACTGAAGTGACTAGGGATGGTTTTGACGGGTAATAGTTGCAGATTGGTTTCTATGCCTTCTAATTGAGGAATATTGTCATAGTTAACTAACTCTTTTTCTGTGTCAGTGAGGGTTAACATTAACATGGGGGCAATTTCAATCGTGCCGTAGGTGTCGCTACCTGCTAAAATATCCATCCAAAAGCTATCATTATGATCAGGCGGATGGGTAAAGATTCGGGGGTTAGATGTGCCTAAAGAGACATCGGTTAATAAACAAAAAAAGCGCGATCGAGTCCCTTGTACTACTAAAAACTTACCTACACGCATATCTTCCACAGAAACATCGGGATGGAGTCTCACTTCTAATCCTTCACTTAATGAACCTTGAATGACTGATCCTAATGCTTGTGGTTGATTATTGGTCATGTTTACATCAATCTTAAGATTAAAATAATACCATTGTACAAGTTATTTAGTATTATGTGACTACTCCCATCGCTTCACTTCGTGTAAGCGTGGGCTTCTCAATATTGCTACTGAGAATTTGCTATCCTCTCTTGGTGGACTTTCCCTTGCGTCTTGCGCCGACGCAGGCTTCCATCGCTACGCCACTTATCTAGGCACATAGCCCCCGACAGCCCGACTTGATAGCCAATTTCTTTCCCCCAAAGTCCTTGGGTACTATATTTTTCTATACCTCTATTGCAAATTTCCTGTGCTGAGGCTATATCTCTATCACATTTATAATTGCATTCAGAGCAAGAATGCCAACGCTCAGACAATTCTTTCCTTACTTCTGTACGACAATTAGGACAAGTTTGAGATGTACCACGATGATCTACTTCATCAACAAAAACCCCTCGTCTTTTGCCTACATACTTTAGTATCGAACGAAATTGCCCAAAACTAGCGTCTAAGGTATGTTTGCTTAACATACCCTTTGCCATAATGCGGAAATCACAGTCTTCTAAGAAGATAGAATCTGCCATATCGCATAACTTGTGACATAGCTTGAATTGATAATCTTTCCGTTTGAATGCAATATGGTTATGGAGAGCTTCTATTTGCTTCCTTAGTTTTTCGTAATTCTTCGACCTTTTCTGTTTCTTTGAAAGCCTATGTTGAAGCACTTTCAGCCGTCTGTATAGCTCTTTCAAGAATTTTGGACGAGGTTCGACAAAACCATCAGAAGTTGACATGTAACTCAATAATCCTACATCGACACCTATACAATGACCATGAGGCACTTGATCGGGTATCGATATATCTGATTGTAAGACGATTACTGCATACCATCCTTTTGCCTTTTTGATCACTCGTACCTGTTTTACGACAAATCCTTCGGGAATAGGACGATGTAAGTTTATGACAACATCCCCTAATTTTGGTAGCTTTATTTGCCACCCCGTGATGGGATTTGTTTTGAACTGTGGAAACAGCAAAGATTTCATTTGCCCGTATTTCTTGAACCGTGGAAAACCGTAGCCACGCTTTTGAAAGAAATCCCATCCATCGTGTAAACGTCTAATGGTTGTTTGTAATACTTGGGAAGGTACTTCTTTTAGTCGTGGAAATATTTTTTTCGCTTTGGGCAAATTATTCTGCTGTTGGTGATATGAAGGAAAAGGATAGTTTGCAGGCATGATATATTCCGACTCCAAACTACATCTATCCACAGGAGTTTTGCGAGACTTTATCCAATCTTTCAACTCTTGCAGAGCATAATTGTATGTACAACGACAAGTCTCTAACCAATTTCCCAATTGAGCAGACTGTTTGCCATCAGGATATATTCTATAGGTGTAGTTTAGAGTTAACACTGCCTTTTATATACCTCATTTTATCTACCATAATAAAAAAAAGTGGTAACTGCAAGTGTGAGCAAAAAAAAGAGTAGAGTGTGGACTCCCTACGGTCGATTTTATTTACTGGTCGAAATTCATGAGGGGCAGTGAGCGGAACTATTTCCGCTCTTTAAAAGCCCCGTCCCATCGCTTGTTTGATTATTTTTTTTGCGATGGAAAACTAAGCGTGGGATTTCTTTCGACATTGACATTAAGTTAAAGTAATATTGTTCAGGAAAAAACCTAATCTATGGCGTTACCAGTATAATTAACCCTAGCTGTGAATTTTTTTATTCTCAAAATGGATGGTATTTTTGAACCCGATATTGCAGAAACAGCAGAAATACTGAAATTCGATCGCATTTTAGTTCTGAAGTTTAAATATAATCACGTATCTCTAAAAAATATAACAGAAATTCTGGGTTCAACCAAAGTAGAGATTTTATATCAATATAATTCCTCTGGGCATAATGGTAAAGAAAAAAGTGAGTTAATCTATGATTTATTAGATTCCCCTCTAACTACTTACGCTTGGAAAAAAGCACCTGAAATTATCAAAATAAGTAGTAAAAAACAGTTAGAAAAACTAGGGATTTTAGAAGATATTGAAAAAGTTTTTTTCCTAGATTTAACTAAATCTTTAGTGATAGTTCCTTTGTTCAAAAAAAGAATCAGTAATAATATTAATAAGCCCCTAATTTTAGGTTTATATATTATTCAAAATAATAAAGAAAAACGCTGGAGTAATGCTGAAATAGAATTAGCAAAATGGATGGCAAAAAAAATTACTAATTCCATTGTTAATGAACAGGCTTTTTTAAAAGTTCAGTCCCTTGTAAATGAAAGGACTTCTCAGTTACAAGTAAGTTTGGAAGTTCAAGCAAAATTAGGTCAAAAATTACGCAATTACGTGGATGAGCTAAGGAGAGTTAATAAGATAAAAGATGAATTTATTGCTAGTTTAAGTGATGCCTTAAAAACCCCCTTAGCTAACATGAAAATGGGGATAAAAATGCTGAAATTGCTTAATAAAAATGAACAAAGTATCCGTTATTTAGATATATTAGCTGATGAATGTGAAAAGGAAATTAATTTAGTTAATAATTTATTAGCACTACAAACATTAGAAAGCAATAACATTGATGTTGAGTCACAAAAAATTTATCTACAACCATTATTAGGAGAATTGTACAATTTTTTCTCTCAAGAATTGCATTATAAGCAAATTAATTTAGTAATCGATAGCTCTTTAGATTATCTTTATACTGATTTAAATAGTCTGAATTTGATTCTTCGAGAATTAATTAATAATGCCTGTAAATTTTCTCACGAAGATACAGATATTATCTTACGAATTTATGAGCAAAATTCTGATAATATTATCGAGGTGACAAACTGCGGATTTCCCATTTCCATAGCGGAAGAGAGTCTAATTTTTCAGCCTTTTTATCAGGGTAGCCGTGTGGAGAATGTCACCAATAGCGGCACAGGATTAGGAC
This is a stretch of genomic DNA from Cyanobacterium aponinum PCC 10605. It encodes these proteins:
- a CDS encoding helicase HerA domain-containing protein, which encodes MTNNQPQALGSVIQGSLSEGLEVRLHPDVSVEDMRVGKFLVVQGTRSRFFCLLTDVSLGTSNPRIFTHPPDHNDSFWMDILAGSDTYGTIEIAPMLMLTLTDTEKELVNYDNIPQLEGIETNLQLLPVKTIPSHFSQVYESTERDFRCVFGWENDPYKCNFSIGQPLDMDVPVCMDLSRFVERSNGIFGKSGTGKSFLTRLLISGVIRKEAAVNLMFDMHSEYGWEAVSEAKQAVTVKGLKQLFPNRVEIYTLDAESTRRRGVTNAHELYLSYSQIEIEDLRLIARELGLSEASLDNANILASEFGKDWIYQLINMTNEDISIFCNEKQGHQGSIMALQRKLKRLEDLKYMKSACPHNYIKEILSLLDGGKNVVIEFGSQGSMLSYMLVTNMITRRIHTEYVKKAEKFLQSKNVLDRPRQLVITIEEAHRFLDSKIVHQTIFGTIAREMRKYFVTLLIVDQRPSGIDNEVMSQVGTRITCLLNDEKDIDAIFTGVSGASGLRSVLAKLDSKQQALVLGHAVPMPVVVRTRPYDGTFYEEIGDNDWQNKSDEEVFKEAKSALSDLGF
- the ispE gene encoding 4-(cytidine 5'-diphospho)-2-C-methyl-D-erythritol kinase yields the protein MQSYSLFAPAKINLHLEIIGDRTDGYHELVMIMQSVNLGDIIHLRANGTDEIRLFCQNPQVPLDDTNLAYKAVRLVQEKYPTLSRNYGGIDITIEKNIPVAAGLAGGSSNAAAVLVGLNLMWNLGLTQPELKDLGALLGSDVPFCISGGTAIATGRGEQIEPLPDLKNLWVILAKYSNISVSTGWAYNTYRELFNHEYISNPQEVKQRTHEIHSGNLVKAISKNDYKQIGALLYNDLEKVVLPEYSAVNELIEAFKSKNVLGAMMSGSGPTVFALCDKKEEAETIMEEVKESINDPNLDCWLTQVCPHGIMVNQ
- a CDS encoding nucleotidyltransferase family protein, yielding MSLTSLLKEKRAEIIAIAAKHGAFNVRVFGSVATGKEKENSDIDFLIDYDPHKVTSWFPGGLLMDLQDLLGCKVDIVTEDGISHLIRERILKEAKPLAKIQFL
- a CDS encoding RNA-guided endonuclease InsQ/TnpB family protein: MLTLNYTYRIYPDGKQSAQLGNWLETCRCTYNYALQELKDWIKSRKTPVDRCSLESEYIMPANYPFPSYHQQQNNLPKAKKIFPRLKEVPSQVLQTTIRRLHDGWDFFQKRGYGFPRFKKYGQMKSLLFPQFKTNPITGWQIKLPKLGDVVINLHRPIPEGFVVKQVRVIKKAKGWYAVIVLQSDISIPDQVPHGHCIGVDVGLLSYMSTSDGFVEPRPKFLKELYRRLKVLQHRLSKKQKRSKNYEKLRKQIEALHNHIAFKRKDYQFKLCHKLCDMADSIFLEDCDFRIMAKGMLSKHTLDASFGQFRSILKYVGKRRGVFVDEVDHRGTSQTCPNCRTEVRKELSERWHSCSECNYKCDRDIASAQEICNRGIEKYSTQGLWGKEIGYQVGLSGAMCLDKWRSDGSLRRRKTQGKVHQERIANSQ
- a CDS encoding DUF6679 family protein; its protein translation is MLDRKIYQIYKEGCDVSIFLRDQQRWIEDARIIGIEGDIVTIRYEMDEDYENSSWEEFVRLDSIGAVSRKLASVPRGYTDLLVSDECPEAEQIYPRHQDQDL
- a CDS encoding ribonuclease H-like domain-containing protein is translated as MSLNQFQVCEGDLSPEIFRQYSESDCLAMDTETMGLIPQRDRLCLVQVCDRNGLVTAIRIAKGQTEAPLLQKLLENPDITKIFHYARFDVAQFKHTFGVETNSIFCTKIASKIARTYTQSHGLKSLVQELEGVELDKKAQSSDWGNVNSLTSEQLSYAANDVRYLIPVKDKLITMLQREDRWSLTRRCFEAISLFVDLDLMYYNNVFEHQS
- the dnaG gene encoding DNA primase, with product MEIGNFRLHPDTIAEVKERVDLVEIVSDYVVIQKKGRQYTGLCPFHDEKTPSFTVNPTKQLYYCFGCGAGGGAIKFLMEIGKQSFKDVILNLAQRYQIPVKTLGAEEQKEIQKQISLQEQLYEILAVANYFYQHSLQQEEGKFALDYLLNQRGLSKENIEEYKLGYAPSGWNTLYNYLVEIKNYPLLLVEQAGLIRKKSKGDGYIDYFRDRLTIPIQDNQGRIIAFGARSLDGSEPKYLNSPETDLFSKSKTLFGINYAQSEIIKQDKVIVVEGYFDAIALQLAGIKNVVAVLGTALTEKHIKQLSRYTQSKEIIVNFDADKAGVKATERAIKEVESLVYAGQIKLKILTIPEGKDADEFLKSDENSINKYQELISKAPLWLDWQIEQLIEGYNLTKSDDYEIVFSALSRLLNKISNQATRDHYLSSCAEILSSKRSNLIGLNSEDFKRIYQSLKQSLKQFNNGFNRKKYYKSLGKSFQNQQTSEAEFLLLLVYIHCPSYREQILDLLEEKDLVFSLAHHRFLWQKIHKVPVSQVMEKNTNYLLLTLQETIIDNSEFNQLLIPLFHIQENKQPILSDPSHYIQAAIASLETINLEKYKQYCQQKYSEFSQENNYEKMDFYQQEIINAINELERLKSLRKD
- a CDS encoding sensor histidine kinase; protein product: MNFFILKMDGIFEPDIAETAEILKFDRILVLKFKYNHVSLKNITEILGSTKVEILYQYNSSGHNGKEKSELIYDLLDSPLTTYAWKKAPEIIKISSKKQLEKLGILEDIEKVFFLDLTKSLVIVPLFKKRISNNINKPLILGLYIIQNNKEKRWSNAEIELAKWMAKKITNSIVNEQAFLKVQSLVNERTSQLQVSLEVQAKLGQKLRNYVDELRRVNKIKDEFIASLSDALKTPLANMKMGIKMLKLLNKNEQSIRYLDILADECEKEINLVNNLLALQTLESNNIDVESQKIYLQPLLGELYNFFSQELHYKQINLVIDSSLDYLYTDLNSLNLILRELINNACKFSHEDTDIILRIYEQNSDNIIEVTNCGFPISIAEESLIFQPFYQGSRVENVTNSGTGLGLALVQSLVQNLNGIITVESNPSSQTDRFLNTFVITFPNFGKVGKE